A section of the Sander vitreus isolate 19-12246 chromosome 19, sanVit1, whole genome shotgun sequence genome encodes:
- the LOC144534005 gene encoding uncharacterized protein LOC144534005: MTTGALTTTGSLTITAGSTTTTGGSTTGGSTTGASTTTGVSTTTTGGSSTTGSSTNRESTTTGGSTTTALPLTGRSTTTTGGTTTTTVSSTTTGGPTTTSESKTGVSTTTGGTTTTTTGGSTTTTTTTGGSTTTATTTTTTTTTTTTAAPPPVVVLSAVFVVPFVEELTNKSSIQFKNLEAEVVAVYNSIYSKRFGRLFIRTFVIQFSPARTRIDNTVAEVGIEFNQTASPSEIPNADVVAKTLVEAVSNPNNTFNLTVDTTSITIIHINISNSTTAAPTLNTTAVIPGAANTTTNTMISTTTPSTTTSTAATIITTTEAVTIKLLTFRSAGETFTIDLLNPSTAAFTSRASIIKSTLEPFYQKAFSSFRFLTVISFSSGSIINNLALTFSSTSIPNDTQIGNVLVRAASTITAFNVDTTSISVNGTQVSSGVSHKISLITASFLVILSWLLSSQQ, from the exons ATGACAACTGGTGCATTAACTACAACTGGAAGTTTAACAATAACTGCaggttcaacaacaacaactggtgGATCAACAACTGGTGGGTCAACAACTGGTGCTTCAACTACAACCGGTGTGTCAACGACAACAACTGGAGGTTCATCAACAACTGGGAGTTCAACAAATAGAGAATCCACAACAACTGGAGGTTCAACTACAACTGCATTACCTTTAACTGGAaggtcaacaacaacaactggtgGAACCACGACAACAACTGTAAGTTCCACAACAACTGGTGGACCGACGACAACCAGTGAGTCAAAAACTGGTGTTTCAACAACAACTGGaggtacaacaacaacaacaaccggtggttcaacaacaacaacaacaacaacaggtggatcaacaacaactgctactaccaccactactactactaccactactactactgcagCTCCTCCACCAGTTGTGGTTCTTTCAGCAGTCTTTGTAGTACCATTTGTAGAAGAACTCACCAATAAAAGCAGCATACAATTTAAGAATCTTGAGGCAGAAGTTGTAGCAGTG TATAATTCCATCTACAGTAAGAGATTTGGCCGTCTTTTCATCCGCACCTTCGTCATACAGTTTAG CCCAGCCAGAACACGAATAGATAATACTGTAGCAGAGGTCGGGATTGAGTTCAATCAAACTGCTTCACCTTCAGAAATCCCAAATGCTGATGTTGTAGCAAAAACCTTAGTAGAGGCTGTCTCTAACCCCAACAATACCTTCAACCTCACTGTTGACACCACATCCATCACAATAATTC acataAATATATCAAATTCAACAACTGCAGCCCCCACTTTAAATACTACAGCTGTAATCCCAGGTGCTGCAAATACAACTACAAATACAATGATCTCAACTACAACACCCTCAACTACAACTTCAACTGCTGCAACTATAATTACAACTACTGAGGCAGTCACAATAAAGCTATTGACTTTCAGATCTGCTGGAGAAACATTTACAATTGACTTGCTGAATCCATCAACTGCAGCATTTACAAGTCGAGCATCAATAATAAAGTCAACA cTTGAACCTTTCTACCAAAAAGCATTTTCTTCATTCCGCTTCTTGACGGTGATTTCATTCAG TAGTGGATCAATCATCAACAACTTGGCCCTTACATTTTCATCCACATCCATTCCTAATGACACTCAGATTGGAAATGTTTTGGTAAGGGCAGCTTCAACCATAACAGCTTTCAACGTTGACACCACCTCCATTTCTGTGAATGGCACAC AAGTTTCAAGTGGAGTAAGCCACAAGATCAGTCTCATCACTGCATCCTTCCTTGTAATACTGTCATGGCTACTGTCAAGCCAGCAATAG
- the LOC144534622 gene encoding uncharacterized protein LOC144534622: protein MLTLAADPSDVLNAQLLLNLQLLWIHLLLLILQLLKTPVVVNPPVVVESPVEVNPLVVVGPPVIDDTPTVVVAVDLPVVGEPPVVDSPVVVDTLVVITPVVDETPVVVAVIFDSPVGVELPVVDLSVVEPPVVVVVIYTVVVVVVVVDLPIVVESPAVVDPPIVVETSVVTVVDPAVVAVDPLDVVESPVIVETPVEVDPLVVVGPPVDDDKPAVVVAVDPPFVVEPPVVDSLVVEPPPVVIESPVVVDASVVDKPVVVEPSVVVDPTVAVVEPPVVADTPVVVGPPVVAEPTVVVDSPVVVVVVEPPVVDAPFVVDPAVVAVDPPAVVKPSVVVDTPVVDETPAVVSVDPPVVVKPPVVVDSPVVVDAPVVVDPAVVAVDPPVVVKPSVVDTPAVVVSVDPPVVVKPPVVVDSPVVVDAPVVVDPAVVAVDPPVVVKPSVVVDAPVVVTIVVDETSVVDAVIVDPAVGVELPVVDSSIVEPPLVVIGYPVVVEPPIVVESPVIVDPPVVVEPSVVGVAVPAVVAVDPLDVVESPVVVETPVKVDPLVVGPLVDDDKPAVVVAVDPPFVVEPPVVVDSPVVEPPPVVIESPVVVDASVVDSPVVVEPSVVVDTPIVDPPVVVDPSVVVEPSVVVEPPPVVIESPVVVDASVVDKPVVVEPSVVVDPTVAVVEPPVVADTPVVVGPPVVAEPTVVVDSPVVVVVVEPPVVDAPFVVDPAVVAVDPPAVVKPSVVVDTPVVDETPAVVSVDPPVVVKPPVVVDSPVVVDAPVVVDPSVAAVDPPVVVKPSVVVDAPVVITPVVEPSVAVDAPVIVVDTPFVVDASVVNVSVCAQVVVTSTMATICEEQNEKCFKV, encoded by the exons ATGTTGACACTAGCTGCGGATCCATCTGAT GTGTTGAATGCCCAGTTGTTGTTAAACCTTCAGTTGTTGTGGATCCACCTGTTGTTGTTGATACTCCAGTTGTTAAAAACACCAGTTGTTGTTAACCCTCCAGTTGTTGTTGAATCACCAGTTGAAGTTAATCCACTTGTTGTTGTTGGACCTCCAGTTATTGATGATACACcaactgttgttgttgctgtggaCCTTCCAGTTGTAGGTGAACCTCCTGTTGTTGATTCTCCAGTTGTAGTTGACACACTAGTTGTTATAACGCCAGTTGTTGATGAAACAccagttgttgttgctgttatttttgACTCTCCAGTTGGAGTTGAACTGCCAGTTGTGGATCTGTCAGTAGTTGAACCTCCAGTTGTTGTAGTTGTTATATatacagttgttgttgttgttgttgttgttgatctACCTATCGTTGTGGAATCTCCAGCTGTAGTTGATCCACCTATTGTTGTTGAAACTTCAGTTGTAACTGTTGTAGACCCTGCAGTTGTTGCCGTTGATCCACTTGATGTTGTTGAATCTCCAGTTATAGTTGAAACTCCAGTTGAAGTTGATCCACTTGTTGTTGTTGGACCTCCAGTTGATGATGATAAACCAGCTGTTGTTGTAGCTGTGGATCCTCCATTTGTAGTCGAGCCTCCAGTTGTGGATTCTCTAGTTGTTGAACCGCCACCTGTTGTTATTGAATCCCCAGTTGTAGTTGATGCATCAGTTGTTGACAAGCCAGTTGTAGTTGAACCTTCAGTTGTAGTTGACCCAACAGTTGCTGTTGTTGAACCTCCAGTTGTCGCTGACACACCGGTTGTAGTTGGTCCCCCAGTTGTTGCTGAACCTACAGTTGTTGTTGATTcaccagttgttgttgttgttgttgaacctCCAGTTGTTGATGCACCATTTGTTGTAGACCCTGCAGTTGTTGCAGTTGATCCACCTGCTGTTGTTAAACCTTCAGTTGTAGTTGACACACCAGTTGTTGATGAAACACCAGCTGTTGTTTCTGTGGACCCTCCAGTTGTAGTTAAACCTCCTGTTGTTGTTGATTCTCCAGTTGTTGTTGATGCACCAGTTGTTGTAGACCCTGCAGTTGTTGCAGTTGATCCACCTGTTGTTGTTAAACCTTCAGTTGTTGATACACcagctgttgttgtttctgtgGACCCTCCAGTTGTAGTTAAACCTCCTGTTGTTGTTGATTCTCCAGTTGTTGTTGATGCACCAGTTGTTGTAGACCCTGCAGTTGTTGCAGTTGATCCACCTGTTGTTGTTAAACCTTCAGTTGTAGTTGATGCACCAGTTGTTGTAACAATAGTTGTTGATGAAACATCAGTTGTTGATGCTGTTATTGTTGACCCTGCAGTTGGAGTTGAACTGCCAGTTGTGGATTCTTCAATAGTTGAACCTCCACTTGTTGTCATTGGATATCCAGTTGTTGTTGAGCCACCTATTGTTGTGGAATCTCCAGTTATAGTTGATCCACCTGTTGTTGTTGAACCTTCAGTTGTAGGTGTTGCAGTCCCTGCAGTTGTTGCCGTTGATCCACTTGATGTTGTTGAATCTCCAGTTGTAGTTGAAACTCCAGTTAAGGTTGATCCACTTGTTGTTGGACCGCTAGTTGATGATGATAAACCAGCTGTTGTTGTAGCTGTGGACCCTCCATTTGTAGTTGAGCCTCCAGTTGTTGTGGATTCTCCAGTTGTTGAACCTCCACCTGTTGTTATTGAATCCCCAGTTGTAGTTGATGCATCAGTTGTTGATTCACCTGTTGTTGTTGAACCTTCGGTTGTAGTTGACACACCAATTGTTGACCCACCAGTTGTAGTTGATCCATCAGTTGTGGTGGAGCCTTCTGTTGTTGTTGAACCTCCACCTGTTGTTATTGAATCCCCAGTTGTAGTTGATGCATCAGTTGTTGACAAGCCAGTTGTAGTTGAACCTTCAGTTGTAGTTGACCCAACAGTTGCTGTTGTTGAACCTCCAGTTGTCGCTGACACACCGGTTGTAGTTGGTCCCCCAGTTGTTGCTGAACCTACAGTTGTTGTTGATTcaccagttgttgttgttgttgttgaacctCCAGTTGTTGATGCACCATTTGTTGTAGACCCTGCAGTTGTTGCAGTTGATCCACCTGCTGTTGTTAAACCTTCAGTTGTAGTTGACACACCAGTTGTTGATGAAACACCAGCTGTTGTTTCTGTGGACCCTCCAGTTGTAGTTAAACCTCCTGTTGTTGTTGATTCTCCAGTTGTTGTTGATGCACCAGTTGTTGTAGACCCTTCAGTTGCTGCAGTTGATCCACCTGTTGTTGTTAAACCTTCAGTTGTAGTTGATGCACCAGTTGTTATAACACCAGTTGTTGAACCTTCAGTTGCTGTAGATGCACCAGTTATTGTCGTTGACACACCATTTGTTGTTGATGCTTCAGTTGTTAATGTGTCAGTTTGTGCACAAGTTGTAGTAACAAGCACAATGGCCACTATTTGTGAAGAACAGAATGAGAAATGTTTCAAAGTGTAA